Proteins encoded within one genomic window of Burkholderiaceae bacterium:
- a CDS encoding VOC family protein, whose protein sequence is MRVEPYLFFDGNCEDALAFYSRCLGGAVVDLQRYRGSPMESQLPAAWRDKVMHAKFEADGYRFMASDRTPGQPFGGHAGYSMAVNVPGDPVRGEQVFRALATGGLVTMPFATTFWGAHFGMLVDKFGVGWMVNCEMGGGPPN, encoded by the coding sequence GTGCGAGTCGAACCCTATCTGTTCTTTGACGGCAATTGCGAGGACGCCTTGGCGTTCTACAGTCGCTGCCTCGGCGGCGCGGTGGTCGATCTGCAGCGCTACCGCGGCTCGCCGATGGAGTCGCAATTGCCGGCGGCCTGGCGTGACAAGGTGATGCACGCGAAGTTCGAGGCCGACGGTTACCGTTTCATGGCGAGTGATCGCACGCCGGGCCAGCCGTTCGGCGGCCACGCCGGCTATTCGATGGCGGTCAATGTGCCGGGCGACCCGGTGCGCGGAGAACAGGTGTTCAGAGCGCTCGCCACCGGCGGCCTGGTGACGATGCCGTTCGCGACCACCTTCTGGGGCGCGCATTTCGGCATGCTGGTCGACAAGTTCGGCGTCGGCTGGATGGTGAACTGCGAAATGGGCGGCGGGCCACCCAACTGA